One window of Penaeus chinensis breed Huanghai No. 1 chromosome 34, ASM1920278v2, whole genome shotgun sequence genomic DNA carries:
- the LOC125043725 gene encoding 40S ribosomal protein S25-like, with amino-acid sequence MPPKKDTKAKQPSKQPAKKKEGGGGGKAKKKKWSKGKVRDKLNNLVLFDKATYDKLYKEVPSYKLITPSVVSERLKVTGSLARRGLQELLAKGLIRQVVKHHAQLVYTRTTKSED; translated from the exons ATG CCGCCTAAGAAGGATACCAAGGCTAAACAGCCCTCCAAGCAGCCTgccaagaagaaggaaggaggaggaggtggcaagGCCAAGAAGAAGAAGTGGTCAAAAGGAAAGGTCCGTGACAAGTTGAACAACCTGGTGCTGTTCGACAAGGCCACCTATGACAAGCTGTACAAGGAAGTGCCCTCATACAAGCTGATCACTCCCTCCGTCGTCAGTGAGAGGCTGAAGGTGACTGGATCCCTTGCTCGCCGTGGACTCCAGGAATTGCTTGCAAAAG gTTTGATCAGACAGGTGGTGAAGCATCATGCCCAGCTCGTTTACACCAGGACCACCAAGTCTGAAGATTAA